One stretch of Harmonia axyridis chromosome 1, icHarAxyr1.1, whole genome shotgun sequence DNA includes these proteins:
- the LOC123670946 gene encoding sorting nexin-27: MEETDSVREGSRVNNNMKVSNGPRAVTIKKTETGFGFNVRGQVSEGGQLRSINGELYAPLQHVSAVLETGAAEQAGIRKGDRILEVNGVNVEGATHKQVVDLIKSGGDILTLTVISVTQQEAERLEPNDDNQVSYDYSEKRSLPISIPDYHYLERGGERYVAFNIYMAGRHLCSRRYREFSKLHVDLKKEFLGFTFPKLPGKWPFALSEQQLDARRRNLEQYLERVCAVRVIAESDIMQEFLTDQDDESISSPVDLKVLLPNRDVVTISLRKSSNSDEVYDAVVKKINMSHETSKYFYLFEIVEYNFERKLQCNENPHNLYIQNYSTATSTCLCIRKWLFSLTREIALLKDPLATSFIFWQAVDEVNRGYIHAGERLYQLKALQDNTRASEYLKLARELPGYGDVVFPHCPCDSRKDGHVIVAIGANGIKLHACKEDGSLESQQVELGWDCVRQWEADEENMAFCLKYARPDRTPKWLKIFTPYYFYLMDCFERIVEENKWLDTGE, encoded by the exons ATGGAAGAAACTGACTCTGTCAGAGAAGGTAGTCGAGTAAACAATAATATGAAAGTTAGTAATGGTCCACGAGctgtaacaataaaaaaaaccgaAACTGGGTTTGGTTTCAACGTTAGAGGACAAGTGAGCGAAGGTGGTCAGTTGAGAAGTATAAATGGGGAGCTGTACGCCCCTTTGCAGCATGTCAGTGCTGTACTTGAGACGGGGGCTGCAGAACAAGCCGGTATAAGAAAGGGAGATAGAATTTTGGAAGT AAATGGTGTGAATGTCGAAGGAGCAACCCACAAACAAGTTGTAGATCTCATTAAATCTGGTGGAGATATTCTGACTCTCACTGTTATATCAGTTACTCAACAG GAAGCAGAACGTCTCGAACCAAATGATGATAATCAAGTAAGCTATGATTATAGCGAGAAACGATCTCTACCAATCAGTATTCCAGACTACCATTACCTAGAAAGAGGAGGCGAAAGATATGTTGCCTTCAATATTTACATGGCCGGTAGACATTTATGCTCGAGAAGGTATAGGGAGTTTTCAAAATTGCATGTGGATCTCAAGAAAGAATTTTTGG GTTTTACATTTCCAAAATTGCCTGGCAAGTGGCCGTTTGCTTTAAGCGAACAGCAACTTGATGCGAGAAGAAGAAATCTTGAGCAATATTTAGAAAGAGTATGTGCTGTCCGTGTTATAGCTGAATCTGATATAATGCAGGAGTTTTTAACTGACCAAGATGATGAAAGCATCAGTAGTCCAGTAGATTTGAAA GTATTGCTTCCTAATCGTGATGTTGTAACAATATCATTGAGGAAAAGTTCCAATTCTGATGAAGTCTATGATGCAGTAGTCAAGAAGATCAACATGTCTCATGAGACTTCAaagtatttttatttatttgaaatagtaGAGTACAATTTTG aacgaAAACTTCAGTGTAATGAAAATCCTCATAATTTATACATTCAGAATTATAGCACTGCAACTAGTACATGTCTTTGTATAAGGAAATGGCTCTTTTCCCTCACTAGAGAAATAGCTCTGCTGAAAGATCCTTTAGCAACTTCATTCATATTTTGGCAA GCTGTTGATGAGGTGAACAGAGGCTATATTCATGCAGGAGAACGCTTATATCAACTGAAAGCATTACAAGATAATACTCGAGCAtctgaatatttaaaattgGCACGTGAATTACCAGGTTATGGTGATGTCGTATTTCCTCATTGTCCTTGTGATTCAAGGAAAGATGGTCATGTT ATTGTAGCAATAGGGGCAAATGGAATCAAGCTTCATGCTTGCAAGGAAGACGGATCTCTAGAAAGTCAGCAGGTAGAGCTTGGATGGGATTGTGTTCGTCAGTGGGAAGCAGATGAAGAAAATATGGCATTCTGTTTGAAATATGCTCGACCTGATAGGACTCCAAAATGGCTTAAAATTTTCACACCCTAt tatttctaCCTAATGGACTGCTTTGAAAGGATCGTAGAAGAAAATAAGTGGCTTGATACAGGCGAATGA
- the LOC123670942 gene encoding uncharacterized protein LOC123670942 — MPISNIGLFFDWIKSRDENKILFAAAFHICTITLVSMSMVGLPWFSISGGVCLEYLTLSDFFWYGPFAGDQTSKDVDCINTTLINMMRMILVLCFLIIILSLGGFFMNIFIPKKDVNRLFFKYAIPGICTGSVILIMIIVSLSCYIILILEDSLSKLYPKTATDVTYGPGFYFISSAGIVSLFGMYYTLNMVQDSNQNSHEDDQCLIDAFDDSSSMFNNLTPPPPYNVPPPPYTP, encoded by the exons ATGCCAATATCCAATAttggtttattttttgattGGATTAAATCCAGAGATGAAAATAAAATCTTATTTGCTGCTGCCTTCCACATATGTACCATTACTCTAGTCAGTATGTCCATGGTTGGCTTGCCTTGGTTTTCTATTTCTGGGGGAGTTTGTCTGGAATATTTAACGTTGTCAGATTTTTTTTGGTATGGCCCATTTGCAGGGGATCAGACTTCTAAAG atgtcgATTGTATAAATACCACTCTGATAAATATGATGAGAATGATATTAGTATTgtgttttttaattattatattatctcTTGGAGGGTTcttcatgaatattttcataCCAAAGAAAGATGTGAATAGATTATTTTTTAAGTATGCTATTCCAGGAATATGTACTGGATCAG TGATATTGATAATGATCATCGTTAGCCTATCTTGttacattattttgatattggaaGATTCACTATCCAAATTGTATCCAAAAACAGCCACTGATGTTACTTATGGACCTGGGTTCTATTTTATATCATCTGCAG GGATTGTATCTTTATTTGGAATGTACTACACACTCAATATGGTTCAAGACTCAAATCAAAATTCTCATGAGGATGATCAGTGCCTAATAGATGCCTTTGATGATAGTTCATCAATGTTCAATAATCTCACACCACCCCCGCCTTACAATGTCCCACCTCCACCTTATACTCCTTAG
- the LOC123670945 gene encoding zinc finger protein 596-like, with protein METYSKIFLDENNHHRVKMEMGEADDSYEKGNSLDLDFQYTIEDKKNEIMDIVQHYTDENGMRSSLEYERGQFAFNQKSNVGGHIDAVHLNKSEHNCLLCEFTANRKINLKMHIDSVHLNKKEHKCHLCEFAANWKHALRRHIDSVHLNEKKHKCHLCEFAANQKINLKKHIGSVHLNKKEHKCPLCEFAANWKQVLKRHIDSVHLNKKEYKCHLCEYAANLKHVLKSHIDSVHLNKKEHKCHLCDYAANQKYFLKKHIDSVHLNKKEHKRHLCDYAVTQKVDIKIHMDSVHLNKNEHKCHLCDYAANRKYTLKMHIDSVHLNKKEHKCHLCEFAANQKNDLKKHIDSVHLNKKEHKCHLCDYAANLKQELRRHIDSVHLNKKEHKCHLCDYAANLKQELRRHIDFVHLNKKEHKCHLCDYAANQKNDLKKHIDSVHLNKKEHKCHLCDYSANLKQELRRHIDSVHLNKKKHKCHLCEFAANRKYVLKRHIDSVHLNKKEYKCHLCEYATNLKHQLKTHIDSVHLNKKKT; from the exons atggaaacatactcaaaaattttccttgatgaaaataatcatcaCAGAGTAAAGATGGAAATGGGAGAAGCTGATGATAGCTATGAAAAAGGAAACTCATTGGACTTGGA TTTTCAGTACACGATTGAAGATAAAAAGAACGAAATCATGGATATTGTTCAGCATTACACTGATGAGAATGGAATGAGATCGTCTCTTGAATATGAAAGAGGACAATTTGCTTTCAACCAGAAAAGCAATGTCGGTGGgcatatagatgctgtccatttgaataaaagtgaGCATAATTGTCTCTTATGTGAGTTTACAGCCAATCGGAAAATtaacctcaaaatgcatatagattctgtacatttgaataaaaaagaacataaatgtcacttatgtgagtttgcagccaattgGAAACATGCCCTCagaaggcatatagattctgtccatttgaatgaaaaaaaacataaatgtcacttatgtgagtttgcagccaatcagaaaattaacctcaaaaagcatataggttctgtccatttgaataaaaaagaacataaatgtcccttatgtgagtttgcagccaattgGAAACAAgtcctcaaaaggcatatagattctgtccatttgaataaaaaagaatataaatgtcacttatgtgagtatgcagCCAATCTGAAACATGTCCTCAAAtcgcatatagattctgtccatttgaataaaaaagaacataaatgtcacttatgtgattatgcagccaatcaaaaatattttctcaaaaagcatatagattctgtccatttgaataaaaaagaacataaacgtcacttatgtgattatgcagtcACCCAGAAAGTTGATatcaaaattcatatggattctgtccatttgaataaaaatgaacataaatgtcacttatgtgattatgcagccaatcggAAATATAccctcaaaatgcatatagattctgtacatttgaataaaaaagaacataaatgtcacttatgtgagtttgcagccaatcaaaaaaatgacctcaaaaagcatatagattctgtccatttgaataaaaaagaacataaatgtcacttatgtgattatgcagccaatctaAAACAAGAACTCagaaggcatatagattctgtccatttgaataaaaaagaacataaatgtcacttatgtgattatgcagccaatctaAAACAAGAACTTAGAAGGCATATAGAttttgtccatttgaataaaaaagaacataaatgtcacttatgtgattatgcagccaatcaaaaaaatgacctcaaaaagcatatagattctgtccatttgaataaaaaagaacataaatgtcacttatgtgattattcAGCCAATCTAAAACAAGAACTCagaaggcatatagattctgtccatttgaataaaaaaaaacataaatgtcacttatgtgagtttgcagccaatcggaaatatgtcctcaaaaggcatatagattctgtccatttgaataaaaaagaatataaatgtcacttatgtgagtatgcaaCCAATCTGAAACATCAGCTCAAAacgcatatagattctgtccatttgaataaaaaaaaaacataa
- the LOC123670944 gene encoding transcription factor IIIB 90 kDa subunit, with protein MSGGMKCKNCGSSEIEIGGGDAVCMNCGSVLGSNIIVSEVQFEEGAQGSSRAIGQFIASDAKGPCNRLGASLNFRPNSDSREITLRKARNGIQMLCCNLSLNSVYVDRACNFFKMALCRNLTKGRKNTHVYAACVYLTCRTEGTGHLLIDISDILHICCYELGRTYLRLSQELCINIPAIDPCIYILRFASKLEFGNKTQMVANTALRLVQRMKRDSIHSGRKPTGLCGAALLIAARLHEFGRTTNDIVKIVKVHQSTLRKRLVEFGDTPSSALTLDEFMTVDLDDEQDPPSFKVARKKDKERLQKLIEDDSESIKELQKQIEAQLEKDRQKRPRPSQKGLSESQETEIFIKESTIEKINELLSECTENSTNDETEVVGLGPDIGSMGLAKSLDDTSNAPQAEAVESLEIDLNFDDIDDDEIDSYIMSENEYLRKNGLWNMRNAKYLEEQKEKEERKKEEKEEGKKKNKKKTKKTTTAACSAKEAIEKILQEKKISSKINYDVLKCLSAESTTKNKNSTSPEPSPKRSRLSSVSSSCSQASTVSRKIIPSDGVKSKSKIDSIGLPVTTRTEQNQEETTIEDEDFEDDEFFENQGENENEMGVLQMFKKFKDVDDGANDYADYNDYD; from the exons atgtcgggTGGTATGAAATGTAAAAACTGTGGGAGTTCTGAAATAGAAATTGGAGGAGGAGATGCAGTGTGTATGAATTGTGGATCAGTTCTTGGATCTAATATTATTGTTTCTgaagttcaatttgaagaaggaGCTCAAGGATCTAGTAGGGCTATTGGTCAGTTTATTGCATCAGATGCAAAAGGTCCATGTAATAGATTAGGGGCTAGTCTGAATTTCCGTCCAAACTCAGATTCTAGAGAAATTACACTGAGAAAAGCAAGAAATGGCATTCAAATGTTGTGTTGTAATTTAAGCTTAAACAGTGTCTATGTAGATAGggcatgtaatttttttaaaatggcATTGTGTAGAAATTTGACAAAAGGGCGTAAAAATACGCATGTTTATGCTGCTTGTGTTTATTTAACATGTCGAACTGAAGGAACAGGACATTTATTAATAGATATAAgtgatattttacatatttgttGTTATGAACTTGGCAGAACATATTTAAGATTGTCACAAGAATTGTGTATAAACATTCCTGCCATTGATCCTTGTATTTATATATTGAGGTTTGCTTCCAAATTGGAATTTGGAAATAAAACTCAAATGGTGGCAAATACAGCTTTGAGATTGGTTCAACGAATGAAAAGAGACTCTATTCATTCTGGTAGAAAGCCTACAGGATTATGTGGAGCAGCACTACTAATAGCAGCCAGGTTACATGAGTTTGGTCGAACAACTAACGATATTGTGAAAATCGTAAAAGTACATCAATCAACTTTAAGGAAAAGATTGGTTGAATTTGGTGATACTCCAAGTAGTGCATTGACTTTAGATGAATTTATGACAGTTGACTTAGACGATGAACAAGATCCTCCATCCTTCAAAGTAGCTAGGAAAAAAGATAAAGAACGACTTCAAAA attAATAGAAGATGATTCAGAGAGCATCAAAGAATTACAAAAACAGATCGAAGCACAATTGGAAAAAGATAGACAAAAGCGGCCGAGACCTTCCCAAAAAGGGTTATCAGAATCACAAGAAACAGAAATCTTCATCAAAGAATCGActatagaaaaaataaatgaactgCTTTCAGAGTGTACTGAGAATAGTACAAATGACGAAACAGAAGTAGTTGGACTAGGGCCAGACATAGGAAGTATGGGATTAGCCAAATCTCTTGATGATACTTCTAACGCTCCCCAAGCAGAGGCGGTGGAAAGTTTAGAAATTGACTTAAATTTTGATGATATAGATGATGATGAAATAGATTCTTATATTATGAGCGAAAACGAATATTTACGTAAGAATGGTTTGTGGAATATGAGAAATGCGAAATATTTGGAAGaacagaaagaaaaagaagaaagaaagaaagaagaaaaagaagaaggtaagaaaaagaataagaaaaaaacaaaaaaaaccacAACTGCAGCATGTTCAGCAAAAGAGGCTATAGAAAAGatacttcaagaaaaaaaaatatcgtctAAAATAAATTATGATGTACTCAAGTGCTTGAGTGCAGAATCTacaactaaaaataaaaacagtACCTCTCCAGAGCCATCACCAAAAAGATCAAGATTGTCTTCTGTTTCATCTAGTTGTTCTCAAGCATCAACTGTTTCACGAAAAATTATACCATCAGATGGAGTAAAAAGTAAATCGAAAATTGATAGTATAGGATTACCTGTAACTACCAGAACTGAGCAGAATCAAGAAGAAACTACTATTGAAGATGAAGATTTTGAAGACGATGAATTTTTTGAGAACCAGGGtgaaaacgaaaatgaaatgGGTGTCCTTCAAATGTTTAAGAAATTTAAAGATGTGGATGATGGTGCTAATGACTACGCTGATTATAATGAttatgattga